The following are encoded together in the Anoplopoma fimbria isolate UVic2021 breed Golden Eagle Sablefish chromosome 9, Afim_UVic_2022, whole genome shotgun sequence genome:
- the tppp2 gene encoding tubulin polymerization-promoting protein family member 2 — protein sequence MAEGSVSVAEVETSFQKFAVHGDTKATGKEMNGKNFVKICKDCNIIDGKNVTTTDVDIVFSKVKAKSARVITFEQFNQALTELAPKRFKGKSKEESLQQLYGLIVGKEPANVGVTKVAKAAAVDRLTDTTKYTGAHKERFDESGKGKGKVGREDLPDKSGYVGAYKGSGTYEEKVKEA from the exons ATGGCGGAGGGCTCAGTGTCTGTAGCAGAGGTGGAGACCTCCTTCCAGAAGTTTGCAGTCCATGGAGACACAAAAGCCACAGGGAAGGAGATGAACGGCAAGAACTTTGTGAAGATCTGCAAGGACTGCAACATCATCGACGGCAAGAACGTCACCACTACAGATGTTGACATAGTTTTCAGCAAAGTCAA GGCGAAGTCAGCTCGCGTAATCACATTTGAGCAGTTCAACCAGGCCCTGACAGAGTTGGCTCCCAAACGTTTTAAAGGCAAAAGCAAAGAGGAGTCGCTTCAGCAGCTCTACGGTCTCATTGTTGGTAAGGAGCCTGCCAACGTCGGAGTCACT aAAGTGGCAAAGGCAGCAGCAGTGGACAGACTGACTGATACCACCAAGTACACCGGAGCACACAAGGAGCGGTTTGACGAGTCAGgcaaaggaaaaggaaaagtcGGGCGCGAGGACCTCCCAGACAAAAGTGGCTATGTGGGAGCTTACAAGGGCAGCGGCACTTATGAGGAAAAAGTTAAAGAGGCATAA
- the LOC129096235 gene encoding erythroblast NAD(P)(+)--arginine ADP-ribosyltransferase-like isoform X1, which translates to MKGNMLTFAQLCLLLCWMLPVCSKKIHLNLTPRGNNEGIPLSMVEDSVDDMYFGCNEAMMKEVKYKYLENEKRMYAWDNAKDCTEKKFKERYDKALTKDHIQAICVYTSNNLYENFNKAVRTERSIYRSSFPYHSLHYLLTSAIQILNNKNSCHITYRRSRNKFTGRVNQIIRFGTFASSSFRTDLTGFGQETCFKIKTCSGAFLKDYSFYDQEAEVLIPPYEMFKITKEIHLPVKIKGLGDCKVVFVLKSAGGRSNLNCKAVHQVQKFFSNKLEKNNLPFLNFLTRLSQLNQLDEQQHS; encoded by the coding sequence atCCATTTGAACCTCACACCACGAGGTAACAATGAAGGCATCCCATTGAGCATGGTTGAAGATTCGGTTGATGACATGTATTTCGGCTGCAATGAAGCAATGATGAAAGAAGTCAAGTACAAATACTTAGAGAACGAAAAGAGAATGTATGCTTGGGATAATGCAAAAGATTGtactgaaaaaaaattcaaagagaGATATGATAAAGCTCTAACCAAGGATCACATACAAGCAATCTGTGTTTATACCTCTAACAATTTGTACGAGAATTTCAATAAGGCAGTCCGGACAGAAAGGAGCATCTATCGCTCCTCATTTCCATACCATTCTTTGCATTACCTGCTGACATCTGCCATACAGATCTTGAATAACAAGAACTCCTGTCACATTACCTACAGACGATCCAGGAATAAGTTTACTGGCAGAGTCAACCAAATAATTCGGTTTGGCACCTTTGCCTCCAGCTCTTTCAGAACAGACTTGACAGGCTTCGGTCAAGAGAcctgctttaaaataaagacCTGTTCTGGTGCTTTCTTGAAagattattcattttatgatCAAGAGGCAGAGGTGCTCATCCCCCCCTACGAGATGTTCAAGATAACAAAGGAAATTCATTTACCGGTTAAAATCAAAGGTCTGGGAGATTGTAAAGTTGTCTTTGTCTTGAAGAGTGCAGGAGGAAGGAGCAATCTGAACTGCAAAGCTGTGCATCAAGTCCAGAAGTTCTTCTCCAAcaagttggaaaaaaacaatcttccatttttaaactttctaaCTCGCTTGTCACAGCTCAATCAATTAGATGAGCAACAGCATAGCTAA